In Leptolyngbya sp. NIES-2104, the genomic window TCCGAAGTCATCATCGCCGTACTCGCGGGATCGATCGCTAATCTTACCGTTACATCTCCAACCGATCGATTGCGACGAATGCGGTATTGTACGGTCTCGTTCGGGCTATTTTCTTCGATCGTTTCTTTGCTCAGTGAAATGCTTACGGTTGATGCTAAGTTCAACCCGAAGACATCCGATGCACCATTAAGATCCCGAATCGTTAAATCTGGTGCAAGACTGTTAAAGGCAATATAGCTACCATTGCCGCTGATTACAGGATTAAACGACGCTCCACGACCGCTATTCGTTTCATCTGGATTCTGACTCACTAGCGTCGTGACTCCAGCGAGCATATCGCGAACGAAAACATCGAGTGCATCATTCGTGTCACCCGCAGCGAGATCATTCGAGAAACTGTTAAAGACAACAAATCGACCATCACGAGTGATGCTTGGAGCCGATGATCCTTTACCGGAACCCCCACCAGTTCCACCATCTGATCCGGGTGTACCTGAACCGCTTGCCGTTCCCGATCGATTGACGCTCACCAGTTGGGTTGTCCCTGCTGCTAAGTTTCGCCGGAAAATATCGTTTGCACCATTAGCATCTCCGGTCACGAGATCATCGAAATCACTGGTAAAGACTACAAACTCTCCATTGCCACTAATGACCGGACTAAATGCCCTCGCGTTAAAGCCTGCATTCGGTCCCGTTTGCGGCACAGTGCTATATCCGCCTGATTGATTCACACTCACATGAATCGTTGTATTCGTATCTAAATCCCGAACGAAGACATCTTCGTCGCCATCTGCGTCCGCTGCATTATCAATCAGATTCGATGCGGTGCTAGTAAAGGCAATCTTCCGACCGTTTGAGCTAATGCTAAGTTCAGAAGAATCGCCATCTGAAAGTGTGCCATTCGTCGATCGACTTACCAACGTCAAAGCGCTCGTGTTTCGATCCCACACAAACACATCCCGCCGCCCATTCGTATCGCCCGCCACTAGATTCGATGCCGCACTGATAAAGGCAACATAGCGACCATCTTGGCTAATGACGGGCTGTTCAGAAACACCATCACCTCGACTGATTTGCACGATCGAGTTATTGGCACTGTTCCAAACGAATACATCCTGTAGCCCGTTCGTATCGCCTGCCACCAGATTCGATGCGGTACTCGTGAAAGCGACCACCAATCCATCTGCGCTAATCACCGGATTCAACGAGGGAGCATTCGCGCCCTGACTCACCAATCGAATTTCTCCAGTTTGGCGATTGACCCAGAAAAGATCGACCTGATTATTGGTATCGCCTGCCACCAGATTCGATGCGGCACTGGTGAAGACAATGTAGTTACCGTTCGCGCTAATGATCGCATTACCCGAAGCTCCATTCGCGATCGCACTTCCCCGACTAATCAGCGTATTTTTTCCCGTTTGTCGATCGCGCAAAAACACATCCGAAACGCCGTTCGTATCGCCATCGACAACTTCAGGAGCCGCACTGGTGAAGACAATAAATCGCCCGTCTTCGCTGACCGAATTTGCGCCGACTGTGGAACTCCCGCTACCTGTACGCGAAACTAGATCCGGATTATTATCGCGGCGACTAATCAGCGTTGCGTTTCCAGTCGCGATCGGAATGATAAATCCATCAAATAGTGCATTGCTATCTTCTGCTGTCAAATTCGTTGCAAGACTGACAAAGGTTACAGTACTACCATCGTTACTGATAATGGGAACAGAAGTCGGAGCACCAATGCTACTCGCGATCGTACCTGAAGCGTTATTTCCCACTCCACCTGTTGAAGTTCGGCTAATCAAAAAGGTCGTATTTGTAGAAGTATCCCGCACAAACACGTCTTGCTGATTATTCGTATCGCCATTCACTAAATTCATTGCAAGACTGGTGAAGGCGATTCGGGTTCCATCTGCGTTTAAGCTGGCATTTCCAGAGGCATCATTCCCGATCGCGCCACTACTACTCCGGCTGACTAATGCGGTTTGATTGGTTGTGAGATTGCGAACGAAAACATCGATCGCGTTATTCGCATCATCAGTGACAAGGTTGCTAGAAGAACTGGTGAATGCGATCGCGTTTCCATTGCGGCTGATAATCGGATTTTGTGATCCGGCATTGCTCCCAAATCCACCGACGATATTTCCCGAATCATTTCCCGCACTATTGACGCTAACGAGTTGAATCGTGCCCTGGGGTGAACCAAATTCATCGACTCCTGTCCGCGTCCAGGCAAACACATCAGAAACAGTATTCGTATCCGTGGCAAATCTGCTGGCGGTACTGACGAACGCAACGCGACTTCCATCCTGGCTAATCACCGGATTGATCGAGTTTGCATCTCCTGAGGGTGTCAAGTTCACAACCGTATCGTTGGACGCTTGCCAGAGAAAGATGTCTTCAGAGCGATTCGTATCCCCGAAGCTTAGATTTGTGTAAAGACTGGAAAAAGCAACGTAATTTCCATCGCCGCTGATGACTGGAGAGTTTGCGCCTTGCGTTCGGCTTCTTTCGCCTGTCCGATTGCGGCTGACGTGAATCAGAGGTGCACTCGGTTGACTACGATTCCACACGTACACATCCGGGACTAATCCTGCGTCTGAGAAGAGCAGTTGAGATTGAGTCTGAAAAGCAATCCGGCTGCCATCATCGCTGATACTCGGTGCAGAAGAGTCTTCGATTCCACTGGTTCCGTCTGCGTTGCGGCTGACCAGGGTAATATTGCCAGACGATCGCTCCCAGACGAAGATGTTATCCGCCTGAGTGGTGTTGCCTGTCATCGAAGCGACGAGATCGTTTGCATCGCTGATAAATGCGACGTAGTTTCCGTCAAAGCTAATCACCGGATTGAATGAGGCTCCCGCAGCGCTTCCAGTATTGGTGGCGTTTCGGCTAATCAGCGTGACTCTTTCGGTTGTACGATCGTACAAAAACACATCCGAAGTTCCGTTCGCGTCATTCGGTGAAATCAAAGCGCTACTGGTGAATACGACAAATTGCCCATCACCGCTGGCTGCATTCCGTCCAATGTCATTCAGTCCAACGCTGCCTTTCACCAGAGTCGGATTGCCCATAGAAATCAAATCGACTGGAAGAATTGCGCTGTATTGAGTCTGAGTTTCGGGATTAAATGCGATCGTACTTGCAATCTCTCCAGTATTCACTTCAAGCATCCAATCACCATTAAGACTCGCATTTCCGGTTAGATCATCCGACGCTGCGATATCGGCTCCCGTTAATCGGCTGAAATGTTGAATAAATGCTTGTCCTACTTCTCCCTGAGCCACATCGCAGCCATAAATGAGAATGTCGGCATCCTCGGTGAGAGACTTCGCCCAGCGTTGAAATTCCGACTGATAGCGATCGAGATTTGCACGATCGAGCCAGGTTCCACCGAGTTGAATTCCGCCGGATGTGCCGTGTGAAATGAGGTGCAAACTAGAGATCCCACTCTGTCCCAGTAAGGTTTGGGTGATTTGGTCGATCGCGTCTTGAACAGGATCAAGAACTAGGACTTGCGAATCGGGTTGAAGTCCTGCGATCAACTGCTGATAATTCGGCATCGTTGGATCGATCACAATCAGGGACGAGGCTCGATTGTGAAGCTGTGGAGAGAGGGTTAAGTAATTCTGCGGCAGTGCGATCGTAGAAGCACGATCGAGGTCGGTTGAAAGGGGACGATTCCAGTTTGGTAATCCCGCGAATTCCATAAAGTTCTCCGGTAGGGGCGAGGGTTCTAGTTTGCTCAATCGGTAGATTGCCCAAGTCGGCTGCTAGAACATTCACACCCCTAAACAAAGCGGTGAATTCACGGATTTTTTCCACTAGGAAATTTACGGAATCTTTAGAAGCGACAAAATATCAGATAATATTCTCCAACGTGTGAGGGCATACAATGATTCAAACTCAGAACAATTTGAATATCATTGCGAATCGGTTTGCAAACTGCTCGATCGACAACATTCAATCATTCGGTAGCGGTAACATTAATGACACATTTTTAGTCACATCAAAAGAATCAAAATTTGTATTGCAAAGAATTAATACTCAAGTATTCCGTCAGCCTCAAGCTGTCATGCAAAATATTCGACTTTGCACACAGCATATTTGCGATCGCTTATCAAAATTGCCGCTCGATCGAAGATGGGAAACACCCCAAGTTATTTTTACTTCTGAGAATCACGATCATTCTGTGGATGAAAATGGATCGTTTTGGAGAGCGTTGAGTTTGATTGAAAATTCTCGATCGCATGACACGATTCAAAATCTCGATCATGCTGAGGAAATTGGCTGTGCGTTGGGAATGTTTCACAGCTTGATTAGCGACTTACCACCGGAACAATTAACCGATACGCTAGAAGGCTTTCATATTACGCCGATTTATTTACAGCAGTACGATCGCGTTTTATCCGAAACGACCGTAGCGCGATCGCCGGAGGTGAATTACTGCTTAGAATTTATTCGCGATCGACAATCCTGGGCGCATGTTCTAGAGAATGCAAAAGATTCAGGAAAGTTAACGCTTCGATTAATGCACGGTGATCCAAAGATTAATAATATTTTGATGGACACAACAACCGGAAAAGCTGTAAGTGTGATTGACCTCGATACAGTGAAACCGGGATTAATTCATTATGATATTGGCGATTGTTTGCGATCGGGATGTAATATCGCTGGCGAAGAAACTCAGGATTGGGAATCCGTTCGATTTGAGCCTGATTTGTGTGAAGGCATTCTACGCGGCTATCTCACTGTTGCAAAAACATTCCTCACTGAACAAGACTATCTTCATGTGTTCGATGCAATTCGCCTGATTGCATTTGAATTGGGCTTGCGATTTTTTACTGATTACCTTGCTGGAAATGTCTACTTCAAAACGACTTATCCAGAGCATAATTTGATGCGTGCCTTAGTTCAATTTGCGCTTACTAAAAGCATCGAATCACAAGAATCATCAATTCGTAGCATTATCAAAAATCTTCAATGATTAAGTTCTTTCTATCTCCATTCAATACTGTATGTGATTCAGCGATTCTCAACCTTTCAGGAAGTGTCGATCGCATTGATAATCGATTGATGCTCAAATTCGATCTATTCGATCGACTCTCACAGGTTCTCATTCCGGTTGCAAAATCTCCCAGCCGTCAAGATAATTTATGGCAAACGACCTGTTTTGAATTCTTCATCGGAGTCCAAAACTCCTCGGAATACTGGGAATTTAATCTCTCTCCAAGTAGTGATTGGAACGTTTATCACTTCGAGAATTATCGAGCTGGAATGCAGGAAGAGAAAGTATTTTTGTCATTGCCGTTTGAGATAGAAACGCGATCGCATCACACTTTTCTCTCGATCGATCTTGATCTAAATCTACTCAATCTTAATCAACCGATCGATCTCGGCATTACTGCGGTGATTGAAACAAATCAGCAAATCTCTTACTGGGCGCTCAAACACTGCGGCAAAGAAGCTGATTTTCACATCCGAGAAAGTTTCGCGATCGAACTCTAAAATAAGAAAAAATATTGTGTGAGCGATGTTGACATCTACAGACTTCAGCGGCTTAATCAATCAGCGGTTCTTCAAAAATTTCATGCCGATTCCAGCAACGAATTCTTTAGCGCTAGGACAAGCGACCCCAGAATTTGACCTGCCAGACATCAAGAACGATCGCCGCGTCAAACTCTCGGATTATCGCAACGATCGTCCTGTGATTCTCGCGTTTACTCGCATCTTCACCGAGAAACAGTACTGCCCGTTTTGCTTTCCGCACATCAAAGCCCTCAATGATCAGTATCAAGAATTTGTCGATCGACAAGTCGAACTTTTGATGATCACCAGCACCGACGAGCAACAGAGTAAAAAAGTCGTCGAAGATCTAGGTCTGAAATTTCCGCTTCTGAGTGATCCAAGCTGCAAGGTGTTTTGGAAATACCAAACAGGTCAAGCTTTGGGCGCACCGTTACCTGCTCAATTTTTGCTCGATCGACAAGGCGTTCTAAAATATAAACACCTCTTTTCATTCCTCGATCACAATGCCAGCGTTGAGATGCTGTGTGGTGAAATCGATCGGCTGATCAGGTAAGACAGGACGTAGTTCAAGCTTTACAAATTACCAAAGCCTTTCTTTTTCTTATCTTTACCGCCTTTCTTTTTCTTCCCGCCGCCGCCTTGATAGCCTCTAAATCCAGGTTGCGGAGGACGCATTCCGCCCCCCATCCCCCCAAACGGATTGCCGCCGCCAAACGGATTGGGAAGTCCGCCCATCGGCATCCCGCCCCCCATACCCGGCAAGCCCATTTGACCGGAACCCATTTGCTGCATCAGAGATCGCATTCTCTGGAAGTTACTCACCAACTCGCCAACTTCTTTGTCCGAATGTCCCGATCCTCTAGCAATCCGCTTGCGGCGACTCGGAGAATTTGCCAGCAAATCGGGATTCTTGCGCTCTTCAATAGTCATCGAGCCGATCATCGCTTCGGCTTTTTTCAGTTGCTCTTCGCCTTTGGCAAGCTGTTCTTCGTTCACCATCTTGCCCATACCCGGAATCAGCTTCATCACGCCGCCGAGCGATCCCATGTTCTTGAGCAGACGAGTTTGTTTGAGAAAATCGGTGAAGTCGAATTGTGCAGTGAGAATCTTCTCCTGCATTTTTTCGGCTTCTGCCATGTCTACTTCTTCACGGGCTTTCTCAACCAGCGTGAGGACATCGCCCATTCCCAGAATTCGGGATGCCATCCGCTCTGGATAAAACGGCTGTAACGCATCCACCTTTTCCCCGATCCCGATGAATTTGATCGGCTGTCCAGAAATGCGACGAACGGAAAGCGCTGCACCCCCACGAGTGTCACCGTCCATCTTGGTCAAAATTGCGCCTGTGACCCCGATTTGCTCATGGAACGTGCGCGTTAGATTCGCGGCTTCTTGACCCGTCATCGCATCCACAACGAGCAGCGTTTCGTGCGGTTGGATCGTGTCTTTGATGCGCTTGAGTTCGCCCATCATCGATTCATCGATCTGCAAGCGTCCGGCAGTATCCACGATGACGACATCCACGCCTTCAGCTCTGGCTCTTTCGACCCCTTGACGAGCGATTTCAACCGGATCGGCATCTTTCCCCATGTCGAACACGGGAATGTTGATTTGCTTACCGAGCGCGATTAACTGGTCGATCGCAGCAGGACGATAGACATCGGTTGCGACTAATAAAGCTTTCTTATTTTCTTTTCTCAGATGAAGGGCGAGTTTTGCTGTGGCGGTCGTTTTCCCGGTTCCTTGAAGACCTGCCATGAGTACGATCGTGGGAGCCGTTTCTGCTTCTGCCAAGGGAACATTCGCTTCCCCCATGACTTTGACCAGCTCGTTGTAAACGACCTCGATGAATTGCTGATCGGGACGGACTCCTGCGATCACTTCCGCTCCAAGAGCGTTCTGTTCGACTTCTGCGACAAAATCTTTGACGACTTGGAGGTTTACATCGGCTTCTAAGAGCGCACGACGGACTTCTCTCAAGGCATCTTTGACATTGGATTCAGAAATTTTGTCTTGACCGCGAACTTTTTTCCAGGCTTGTTCTAAGCGATCGGCAAGAGCATCAAACATAAGAGGAAATGATCAGGAAATATCTACTCCAGAGTAGCGTGTTTCTGCCCATCGGAGGCGCAATCTCACGGGCGGAAATCCCACCCAAATTCACGATTCCTTCGTCGCTGCCCGAATCGATCGCATTCCCCAAAACACCAAATCCAAATCCAGCCGAATGTGATCCGATTTCAACAATAAATAAATCAAATTCGCATCGCCTCCGGTGAGCACGATCGCACTTTCTCCAATCTGTTGATTCCAATCCTCGATAAAGCTGCGAATCCCCGCTAAAAGCGTGTTTAAGATGCCGCTCTCGATCGCGCTTTTTGTCGTTCTTGCCCAGCGATCGGGAAGCGTTTCAACCTGTTCGATCAAGGGTAGTGCAGCGGTCTGTTGTCCGAGTGCTTGAAACTGTAAACGGACTCCGGGCACGATCGCGCCGCCAACCAATTCATTTTTCTCGTTCGCGCCTGTAAACGTCATCGCCGTACCGCAATCGATTACGAGGGCTGGACTGCCATAAAGTTCGATCGCACCCCAGAGGGCTAAAGCGCGATCGATCCCCAAAGTAGGATACAGTTGCCGAAGGGGAACTTGATCTAAATCAATGCAGCGCAAGTTGGCAAAGTCGCGCCAATAATCGAGTTGATTCGGGACAACGGACGCAATCCATAGCTCTGAATCAATCTTCAACCCTGGAATTGATTGATAACTTCGGCTAATTCGATCGTTTGAAGAAGTCAAATTATTCTCACCCGGTGAAACTGCTGATCTTTCAGGCGAATGAGGGATATCGTATTTTTCTTGAATTTGATTGTGATTGAATGCAGCCCAGTGTAGACGGGAGTTTCCGATATTTAGCGCGATCCAGGCATCATTGATTAGGCTCATTTATAGGTAAGCTTACTTATTGAAACTTTACAAATCGAGATACAACAGGCGAAAATCAAACTATAAGAGAAATGTTTAACCGTACACACCACTTTTGGGAGATCGTTTATGGTCGCTTCTGCTTCTCGCCCCGCTCGATCGAGAGTTCGTCTCACCACCGAAACGAGCGACATCGCACCGGAAACCACCACGATTCGATCGCTCGACTGGGATCGCGATCGCTTTGATATCGAATTCTCACTAGAAAACGGCACGACCTACAATTCCTTCCTAATTCGCGGTGAGAAGATCGCACTCGTTGACACCTCTCACGCCAAATTTCGCGAACTCTACATTGATGCGCTCAACGAACTGATCGATCCACAGGACATCGATTATCTCATCATCAGCCACACCGAACCGGATCACAGCGGTCTCGTGCGTGATGTCCTCGAATTGAATCCTGACATCACCGTCGTTGCTGCCAAAGTCGCGATTCAGTTCCTCGAAAACTTGGTGCATCAACCGTTCAAGAGCAAAATTGTGAAGAGTGGCGATCGTTTAGATTTGGGCAACGGTCACGAACTCGAATTCGTCTCGGCTCCAAACTTACATTGGCCCGATACCATTTTCACCTACGACCACAAGACTCAAACGCTGTTTACCTGTGATGCGTTCGGAATGCACTTCTGCGACGATCACACCTATGACGAAGATCTGGACATTCTCGAAGCCGAATTTCGTCAATACTACGACTGTCTGATGGCTCCGAATGCTCGATCGGTTCTCGGTGCGATTAAACGTATCAAGGAACTGCCGGAGATTACCACGATCGCAACAGGTCACGGTCCGTTACTGCGCTACAACCTCGAAGAACTGGTTGGACGCTACCAAGACTGGAGCCAAACCCAAGCCAAAGCGACGACAACCGTTGGATTGTTCTACGTTTCAGGGCATGGATACGGCGATCGACTCGTCCAAGCGATCGCCACCGGAATTACCAAAACCGGGGTTGCCGTGGAAATGATGGATCTCCGAGTGGCTGAGCCGCAAGATGTCCGCGAATTGGTCGAACTCTCAAGCGCGATCGTGCTAGGAATGTTTCCTCAAACTGGCGAAATCGCAGAAAACGCTAGAGCCGCACTCGGAACGATTCTTGCTGCTGCAAACTCCAAACAGAACTTTGGACTGTTTGAAGTCGGAGGCGGTAACGATGAAGCCGTGTACCCGATTCGGAATCAGTTCCGCGAGATTGGACTCACGGAAAAATTTGAGCCAATCAAAATCGAAGTTGAACCGACCGAAGCCATTTACCAGCTCTGTGAAGAGTCTGGAACCGATTTAGGACAGTGGCTGACTCGCGATCGCACTGTGAAACAAATGAAAGCGATAGATAACGAACTCGATAAGGCACTCGGTCGCATCAGTGGCGGTCTGTACATCATCACTGCCAAAAAAGGCGACATTTCGAGCGCGATGCTTGCTTCTTGGGTATCACAGGCAAGTTCTGAACCATTGGGAGTCTCGATCGCGGTGGCAAAAGATCGAGCGATCGAATCGTTTCTGCACGTTGGCGATCGCTTTGTGTTGAATGCGCTCGAAGAAGGTAAGTATCAGACTTTGATGAAGCATTTCTTAAAGCGATTTGCGCCGGGAGCCGATCGATTTGCGGATGTCATGACGTATCCGGCGATGAATGGATCGCCCATTTTGGCAGAAGCGCTTGCATATATGGAATGCGAAGTCGTGAGCCGGATGGAATGTAGCGATCACTGGATTGTTTACAGTACTGTGACGGCTGGACGAGTCGCGAAGGCGGATGCGCTAACTGCGGTTCACCATCGGAAGGTGGGGAATCACTATTAGTGTGAAGTTGGGGTGAGAGTGGGGAGTACAGTTTTAGTTCTCCCGCTTGCAAACTGCCGCTTATCTCCACTCGAAACCCATCAACCCCCCACTCCCCTACCCCCCACTCCCTACCCCTCCTCCCCCATGCTTCAGACCAAACCCAGAGACGTACAAGTCGCCGAAATCGCGCAAAATACTTGGATTCTACGATCGCGCACTTGGGATCGCCTGAAATTTGAAGTCGAATACGCACGACAAAAAGGCACCACTGCAAACAGCTATCTGATTCAGGCAGACAAAAACGCCCTGATCGATCCGCCGGGTGGCTCATTCACCGATATTTTTCTCAAAGAACTTCACAATCACCAGTATTTTCAAAAGCTGGATTATCTGATTCTGGGTCACGTCAATTCCAACCGAATTGAAACGATCGAGCGACTGCTAGAGATTGCGCCACAAATTACGATCGTGTGTTCTCGTCCTGCCGCCAATACGCTCAAAGCAGCATTTCCGAATCGATCGCTAAACATTACGGCGGTGCGCGGTGAAGAAGTCCTCGATTTAGGCAAAGGTCATGAGCTACAGTTCGCCTTTGTGCCGACACCGCGATGGGTCGATGGCATTTGCACGTTTGACCCCGCAACCCGAATTCTTTACACCGATAAACTGTTCGGTGCTCACATTTGCGATGACGCGATTTTTGATGAGAACTGGAAACAGCTTGACGACGATCGACATTATTATTTCGATTGTCTGCATGCGGCGCAATCGAAACAAGTGGAAGATGCGATCGACAAACTCGCTCGATTTCGCCCGAAATGGTATGCGGTTGGTCACGGTCCGATCGTCCGTTACAGTCAAAGCCGCCTAAAGCTCGAATACCTCGAATGGTGCGAACAGCAGAAAACCCAGGAACTTTCAGTCGCATTGCTATATACTTCTGCGTACGGAAATACGGCATCGGTAGCACACGCGATCGCGAAAGGTCTGACTGATTCCGAAATCAAAGTCGAATCGATTAACTGTGAGTTAGTTGATCCAAATGAGATTACAACCGCGATCGAACAATGCGATGGTTTTGTGATTGGTTCTCCCACGCTCGGCGGACATGCTCCAACCCAGATGCAAACAGCGCTTGGATTGGTGCTTTCGACCGCATCGAAAACGAAAATTGCGGGTGTGTTCGGGTCGTATGGCTGGAGTGGAGAAGCGATCGACTTACTCGAAAGCCGACTGCAAGATGCTGGATTTGCGTTCGGATTCGATACGATTCGGGTCAAATTCAAGCCAACTGATGAAGTGATTCAACAGTGTGAAGCAGCGGGAACCGAATTTGCTCAAGCGTTGAAGAAAACGAAAAAAGTCAGAGCACCGAGACAAGGAGCCGTGGAAGCACAAAGCGATCGCACCGAACAAGCGATCGGACGGGTGATCGGTTCGCTTTGCGTGATTACTGCGAATCAAGGCGGCGCACCGTTTGGGATTTTGACTTCTTGGGTGTCTCAAGCGACCTTTACGCCGCCAGGAATTACGATTTCGATTCCGAAAGATCGAGCAGAAGGCGTTTTAGATCAAGCAGAAATCCCGTTTGTGCTGAACATTCTCAAGGAAGGGCGCAACGTGCGGCGGAATTTCTTAAGAGCGACTGCACCGGGAGAAGATCGCTTTGCTGAACTCAGTACCGAAACAGCATCGAATGGGTGTCCAATTTTGTTGGATGCGCTGGCTTATCTCGAATGCAAAGTCGAAAGCCGGATGAATTGCGGTGATCATTGGTTGCTGTATGCGACGGTTGAGAATGGCAAGGTGTTAGAGGCAACGGGTGTGACAGCGGTTCAGCATCGGAAGACAGCAACCGCCTATTGATAGATTGTGGAGCGGGCAGGATGCCCGCTGCTGGGGATCAGGCAAGATGCCTGCCCCACAGTTATTGCTCATTTTGGTTCTATCGTGCGGGTTCACAATTCAAAATCGCATCCAACAGAATATCCGCCCCAAATCGAACCGGATCGGTACAAGGCAGATTCGTTTCTTCCTGAATTAATGCGATCGCTCTCCATGCCGCATCTTGATCTAAATGTGCGGTATTGAGCGCGATCGCTGCAACTTTACAGGGCGTAAATGATCCACCTGCTGCCGCTAATGTTTCATACACTTGCACCACAGTTTTCAATGGCGGAATCGAAACATGCGGAAATGTCCGAATCTGTAGTTGTCCGGCTCGATGCACCAAAATTAAATGCGTCGGTTGCGATCCTCTCAGTAAGGGTAAGGTTGCAGTCGAAGCTGGATTAAAAATCGAGCCTTGTCCCTCAACGTGGAGCAAATCAAAATCGCCGTAACGCATCACCAACTGTTCAACGGCTCCCGCAGCAAAATCGACCCGAATCGCATCGAGCGGAATGCCATCACCAGAAATCATCATTCCAGCTTGTCCAGTGCCGAGAAACTTCGATCGTATTCCTCGCTTTTGAGCCGCTCGATCGAGTTCCAGACTGGTAGACATTTTGCCGATACTCATGTCCGTTCCGACCGTGAGAATTCTCAAATTCGAGAGCGATCGTGCCGCACCGCTGCCAACTTTTAATCCTGGTGGTTCTTGGCGAATATCCCAGATCCATTGTTCCGGTTTTAATTGGTCTTTGAATCGAGGAGATAAAGCGGTGTGTAGACCATTCACGATCGACATTCCTGACTCGATCGCCTGTTCAATCTCACCCAACCAAGCTTCCGGTAAAATTCCGCCCGATGGCGCAATGCCAATCAATAACACGGTTGGCTGATAGCTCAAAGCATCGTGCATCGAACTGACGATTGGAGCTTCACACGAAATCGAAGTT contains:
- a CDS encoding phosphotransferase enzyme family protein, encoding MIQTQNNLNIIANRFANCSIDNIQSFGSGNINDTFLVTSKESKFVLQRINTQVFRQPQAVMQNIRLCTQHICDRLSKLPLDRRWETPQVIFTSENHDHSVDENGSFWRALSLIENSRSHDTIQNLDHAEEIGCALGMFHSLISDLPPEQLTDTLEGFHITPIYLQQYDRVLSETTVARSPEVNYCLEFIRDRQSWAHVLENAKDSGKLTLRLMHGDPKINNILMDTTTGKAVSVIDLDTVKPGLIHYDIGDCLRSGCNIAGEETQDWESVRFEPDLCEGILRGYLTVAKTFLTEQDYLHVFDAIRLIAFELGLRFFTDYLAGNVYFKTTYPEHNLMRALVQFALTKSIESQESSIRSIIKNLQ
- a CDS encoding diflavin flavoprotein, giving the protein MLQTKPRDVQVAEIAQNTWILRSRTWDRLKFEVEYARQKGTTANSYLIQADKNALIDPPGGSFTDIFLKELHNHQYFQKLDYLILGHVNSNRIETIERLLEIAPQITIVCSRPAANTLKAAFPNRSLNITAVRGEEVLDLGKGHELQFAFVPTPRWVDGICTFDPATRILYTDKLFGAHICDDAIFDENWKQLDDDRHYYFDCLHAAQSKQVEDAIDKLARFRPKWYAVGHGPIVRYSQSRLKLEYLEWCEQQKTQELSVALLYTSAYGNTASVAHAIAKGLTDSEIKVESINCELVDPNEITTAIEQCDGFVIGSPTLGGHAPTQMQTALGLVLSTASKTKIAGVFGSYGWSGEAIDLLESRLQDAGFAFGFDTIRVKFKPTDEVIQQCEAAGTEFAQALKKTKKVRAPRQGAVEAQSDRTEQAIGRVIGSLCVITANQGGAPFGILTSWVSQATFTPPGITISIPKDRAEGVLDQAEIPFVLNILKEGRNVRRNFLRATAPGEDRFAELSTETASNGCPILLDALAYLECKVESRMNCGDHWLLYATVENGKVLEATGVTAVQHRKTATAY
- a CDS encoding peroxiredoxin, with translation MLTSTDFSGLINQRFFKNFMPIPATNSLALGQATPEFDLPDIKNDRRVKLSDYRNDRPVILAFTRIFTEKQYCPFCFPHIKALNDQYQEFVDRQVELLMITSTDEQQSKKVVEDLGLKFPLLSDPSCKVFWKYQTGQALGAPLPAQFLLDRQGVLKYKHLFSFLDHNASVEMLCGEIDRLIR
- a CDS encoding DOMON-like domain-containing protein codes for the protein MIKFFLSPFNTVCDSAILNLSGSVDRIDNRLMLKFDLFDRLSQVLIPVAKSPSRQDNLWQTTCFEFFIGVQNSSEYWEFNLSPSSDWNVYHFENYRAGMQEEKVFLSLPFEIETRSHHTFLSIDLDLNLLNLNQPIDLGITAVIETNQQISYWALKHCGKEADFHIRESFAIEL
- a CDS encoding pantothenate kinase, with translation MSLINDAWIALNIGNSRLHWAAFNHNQIQEKYDIPHSPERSAVSPGENNLTSSNDRISRSYQSIPGLKIDSELWIASVVPNQLDYWRDFANLRCIDLDQVPLRQLYPTLGIDRALALWGAIELYGSPALVIDCGTAMTFTGANEKNELVGGAIVPGVRLQFQALGQQTAALPLIEQVETLPDRWARTTKSAIESGILNTLLAGIRSFIEDWNQQIGESAIVLTGGDANLIYLLLKSDHIRLDLDLVFWGMRSIRAATKES
- a CDS encoding diflavin flavoprotein, translating into MVASASRPARSRVRLTTETSDIAPETTTIRSLDWDRDRFDIEFSLENGTTYNSFLIRGEKIALVDTSHAKFRELYIDALNELIDPQDIDYLIISHTEPDHSGLVRDVLELNPDITVVAAKVAIQFLENLVHQPFKSKIVKSGDRLDLGNGHELEFVSAPNLHWPDTIFTYDHKTQTLFTCDAFGMHFCDDHTYDEDLDILEAEFRQYYDCLMAPNARSVLGAIKRIKELPEITTIATGHGPLLRYNLEELVGRYQDWSQTQAKATTTVGLFYVSGHGYGDRLVQAIATGITKTGVAVEMMDLRVAEPQDVRELVELSSAIVLGMFPQTGEIAENARAALGTILAAANSKQNFGLFEVGGGNDEAVYPIRNQFREIGLTEKFEPIKIEVEPTEAIYQLCEESGTDLGQWLTRDRTVKQMKAIDNELDKALGRISGGLYIITAKKGDISSAMLASWVSQASSEPLGVSIAVAKDRAIESFLHVGDRFVLNALEEGKYQTLMKHFLKRFAPGADRFADVMTYPAMNGSPILAEALAYMECEVVSRMECSDHWIVYSTVTAGRVAKADALTAVHHRKVGNHY
- the ffh gene encoding signal recognition particle protein produces the protein MFDALADRLEQAWKKVRGQDKISESNVKDALREVRRALLEADVNLQVVKDFVAEVEQNALGAEVIAGVRPDQQFIEVVYNELVKVMGEANVPLAEAETAPTIVLMAGLQGTGKTTATAKLALHLRKENKKALLVATDVYRPAAIDQLIALGKQINIPVFDMGKDADPVEIARQGVERARAEGVDVVIVDTAGRLQIDESMMGELKRIKDTIQPHETLLVVDAMTGQEAANLTRTFHEQIGVTGAILTKMDGDTRGGAALSVRRISGQPIKFIGIGEKVDALQPFYPERMASRILGMGDVLTLVEKAREEVDMAEAEKMQEKILTAQFDFTDFLKQTRLLKNMGSLGGVMKLIPGMGKMVNEEQLAKGEEQLKKAEAMIGSMTIEERKNPDLLANSPSRRKRIARGSGHSDKEVGELVSNFQRMRSLMQQMGSGQMGLPGMGGGMPMGGLPNPFGGGNPFGGMGGGMRPPQPGFRGYQGGGGKKKKGGKDKKKKGFGNL